The sequence ACAGCTGATCATTACCACCTTGTCCATAGAGCCAATCATTACCACGACCGCTGATTAAATAATCATTATCTAAGCCGCCATAGAGCTGATCATTCCCATCTTGTCCATAGAGCCAATCACTACCACGACCGCCGACTAAAAAATCAGTGCCATCTTGTCCATAGAGCTGATCATTCCCATCTTGTCCATAGAGCGAATCATTACCACGACCACCGATTAGAGAATCAGTACCGTCTTGTCCAAACAACTGATCATTACCACCTTGCCCATAGAGCCAATCATTACCCCGACCACCGATTAAAGAATCATTACCATCTTGTCCATAGAGCTGATCATTCCCGCCTTGTCCATAGAGCGAATCATTACCTAAGCCTCCAAACAGCTCATCATTACCACCTTGTCCATAGAGCCAATCATTACCACGACCGCTGATTAAATAATCATTATCTAAGCCTCCATAGAGCTGATCATTACCATCTTGTCCATAGAGCCAATCACTACCACGACCGCCGACTAAAAAATCATCACCACCTTGTCCATAGAGCTGATCATTCCCATCTTGTCCATAGAGCGAATCATTACCTAAGCCTCCAAACAGCTCATCATTACCACCTTGTCCATAGAGCTGATCATTACCACGACCGCTGATTAAATAATCATTATCTAAGCCTCCATAGAGCTGATCATTACCATCTTGTCCATAGAGCCAATCACTACCACGACCGCCGACTAAAAAATCATCACCACCTTGTCCATAGAGCTGATCATTCCCATCTTGTCCATAGAGCGAATCATTACCTAATCCTCCATACAGCTCATCATTACCACCTTGTCCATAGAGCTGATCATTACCACGACCGCTGATTAAATAATCATTATCTAAGCCTCCATAGAGCTGATCATTACCATCTTGTCCATAGAGCCAATCACTACCACGACCGCCGACTAAAAAATCAGTGCCATCTTGTCCATAGAGCTGATCATTCCCATCTTGTCCATAGAGCCAATCATTACCTAAGCCTCCATACAGCTGATCATTACCACCTTGTCCATAGAGCCAATCATTATCTAATCCTCCGTATAGGTAATCATTACCACTATTTCCCCAAATTTTGTCATTACCATTCAACCCCCAGATGCTTTCACTATCTGGAGTGCCAGTCAGGAAATCATTGGATTCAGTTCCTTCAAGCATTAATGAGTTTTAACCACATAAAGAAGTGGGCAGATCTATAAAACACCTAGATCGACTAGACCAATTATACATGAGTCATTAGAAAACCTTAAGAAACAAGTAATTGGCTCAAGATAAACTCATCAATTACGACTAAAGTAGCTTTCCTAAGCTGACTTCTCTAAACTTATATTTTTTTTAATGATTCGGATTTATCTTTAAAACTACCCAGTAGAAGTTGAAGATAGGTGACTCTACGTAGTTTTATATTTGCTCGAAGAGACATTCCTGTCTGTAGTGGAAGTGCAGTTCCATTCTTGAGGTTTAGTTGTTGACTTTTAAGTCTAATAATAGCAGGAAATTGATACTCTTTTGCTTCTCTTTCCTGCCCTACTGGTAGAGCATCAGATCCGATAGAGATTACTTCACCTTTTAAAGATCCAAAATCACTAGCAGGAAAAGAATCAACACTTATTTCAGTTGGCATTCCAATGCGCACAAATCCAATCTTATTACTTGGGATTGAAACGCTAGCCTCAAGCTTATTCAATGGAACAACCTTGAGTATTGGTTCACTAGATTGTGCTACAAACCCAGTTGCTGTTGGCTTTAGATCAAATATTACTCCATCTACTGGAGTACGAACTGACTTGTACTTAAGTAAAACGTTAGCCTCGGTCTTCTTTGCTTCTAATTGAGAAATTTCTGAATTTATAGTCTCTAATTGTTGATCAAGTAGCAACTGCTGACGTTCACCTTCTTTTTTCTTTTCAGAAATTTCTCCTAAAGTCTCTTTTCTCTTTTGTGATTGTTGTAGGTATTGTAACTCTGCAATTGCGCCTTCTTCTAATAAGAATTTTAGGCGCTGAGTGATCTTTAGTTCTAATATATACTTTTCTCGAAGAAGCTCCATTCTCTCATTGATTAGTTCATAAGCATTTTGCTTCTCCATCCTTTTGAGCTTAAGTTGGTTATTTTTTTGAACGAGTTGAGCTCGTAAGGACTTGACATTCTGATTTGAAGCTTCTTTATCCAGAACAATTAATATTTGCCCTTTTTTGACTCGTTCACCTGATTTGACCAATATTTCTTTAATTACGCCACCTACTGGAATTTGGATTTCTTTCACCTTTCCAATGGGTTCAAGCTTCCCTTGCACCATCACAATCTCATCTGTTTTTGCCAAAGCTAGCCAACTTATTCCGCAGCCTGTAGTTACTATCAATGACCAGGTCATGGCCCGCATGAAGAATCTGCTTTGTTGAAGTACGTTTTGATCTGCTTCTAATAAAGGTGCTTTCTCTTCAACTTGACTTTGAAAACGTCGAAGTATTGAAAGGATTCGGTCACTTATACTCATATTAGCTCCATTCCTGTTGTCGATATAGAGCGTAGTATCTACCTTGATTTACCATTAATTCGTCGTGTGTTCCTATTTCTTCAATTGTTCCTTGATGCATCATGATAATAATGTTGGCTCGTCTTACAGTTGCAAGTCGATGAGTAATAAAGAAAACAGTGCATTCATTTAATTCATTCAATAAATTACTGCATACCTTTTGCTCGCTTTCATAGTCAAGGGAACTGGTAGCTTCATCTAATATCAGAAGCTTTGGATTTCCAAGAAGTGTTCGAGCAATAGTTATACGTTGGCGTTGCCCTCCACTCAATGAGCTACCACGTTCCTTTACTTCAGTGCTATACCCATCAGGAAGTTCCATAATGAAATCATGCGCATTAGCAAGCTTTGCCGCTTTGACAATGTCATCATTGCTAGCTTCTGGCTGGGCAAGAGAAATGTTTTCACTAATTGTTCCGGTAAAAAGAAGAGGCTCCTGAGGAACAATTCCGATTTGTCTGCGTAATGAGTCGAGCTCGACTTTTTTAACGTCAACCCCATCCACTAGGATTCGACCATTCTCTGGTAAATAGAGACGAGGCAAGAGCTTCATCAATGTGCTTTTTCCACTTCCACTTTGACCTACGATGCCAATAAATTGATGAGCAGGAATGGAAAGGTTGATGTTCTGAAGAATAGGTCTACTACCTTTAACAAAGCTAAAATCAACTGCCTCAAATGTTACGAATCCCTCGATAGGAGGCATGATAAGTTTTGTTTTTTCAACTTCATTTGATTCCTTAGGGGTATCGATCACATCAGCAAGTCTCTCAAAGCTAACCTTGAGTTCTTGTAGTCCTTGCCAGATTGTGGAAAGTCTCAAAAGTGGTTGAGTTACATATCCAGAGATGATTCGGAAAGCAATTAGTTGACCAAGAGTCATCTCACCTCTGAGGACCATGGTTGCACCTACCCATAGCACAAGTAATTGTGAGATCTTTTGTAGAACCTGGCTTAATTGATTAAGTGTCGTTCCACTAATTGTTTTTTCGAAACTGCGATTGATGTAGAGACCATATAGTTCTTGCCATTTCCAGCGACTATTGATTTCGACATTTTGTGCTTTGACAGTTTCGATCCCTGTTAGCACCTCGACAAGGTGGCTTTGGGTTTTTGCATTCGCTTCAGCAACATTACGAAATTGACGTCGAAACAATGGTGCTCCTATAAGAGTAAGGCCTATTTGAATTGGTAGTACTAACAGGGATATCAAGGTAAGAGTCACGCTATATAGCAGCATTACCACTACATAGATCACAGAAAAAGCTGCATCTAGGATTGTGGTAAAGGCTTGGCTAGTAAGGAAAGTACGAATTTTTTCGAGCTCACTGATTCTCGATGAAAGTTCTCCTGTAGGACGTCGGTCAAAATAATTAAGTGGCAGGCGTAGAAGATGGTCGATAACTTCTGCTCCAAGACGTTGGTCTATGCGGTTAGTGGTTTCAGATAACAAAAAAGTTTTTAGGCTGCCAAGTACCCCTTCCATCAGTGTTACTAAAAGCAGCGCAATTCCTAATACTTGTAATGTATCTAGACTGCGTTGAGTAATAACTTTGTCAATTATTACTTGTATTAGAAGCGGATTGGCTAATGTAAATAATTGCACTACAAAACCAGCAAGAAGGACTTGAAGAAGTACCCCTTGATGACTACGTAATGCTGGCCAAAACCAACTAGGCCCAAATAATTTCTTT comes from Prochlorococcus sp. MIT 1307 and encodes:
- a CDS encoding HlyD family secretion protein; its protein translation is MSISDRILSILRRFQSQVEEKAPLLEADQNVLQQSRFFMRAMTWSLIVTTGCGISWLALAKTDEIVMVQGKLEPIGKVKEIQIPVGGVIKEILVKSGERVKKGQILIVLDKEASNQNVKSLRAQLVQKNNQLKLKRMEKQNAYELINERMELLREKYILELKITQRLKFLLEEGAIAELQYLQQSQKRKETLGEISEKKKEGERQQLLLDQQLETINSEISQLEAKKTEANVLLKYKSVRTPVDGVIFDLKPTATGFVAQSSEPILKVVPLNKLEASVSIPSNKIGFVRIGMPTEISVDSFPASDFGSLKGEVISIGSDALPVGQEREAKEYQFPAIIRLKSQQLNLKNGTALPLQTGMSLRANIKLRRVTYLQLLLGSFKDKSESLKKI
- a CDS encoding ABC transporter transmembrane domain-containing protein, which encodes MHSKKTNLEPLRKFFKENGKEFRFQIGQSVCQEKYLPGQIYLIKSGTARLLTTHNGNLTTLDKFGPDSFIGVASLLRGKSCEEVRAAKDLVVWSISDTKFKQLYTINKEVRNCCDSNLWEAEIIFFIKKYMLDGPYKNQFSIQDCYNQAKNHAKVVLPNESDLNKALAQEQILFIGSHHYNSSFGIELKSTKKLQEIQAVETSFPLRIVSFPARVMISNGENFNEESLGSSENNLEKGVFKSVPVGPSSPPVSSLSKSKITEKLLVKGEGTILGIIACFQMLSTLMKFPFRRDAVEKMLKEFTKNNRAPSLRLCGQIASNHGLQVAISRVKAQMGLRLKTPSLIPWKGNFAIVIESNQDGITIASPSEGYLTIKSNQLEEFFTEGIEILLLEKSNFTPKKLFGPSWFWPALRSHQGVLLQVLLAGFVVQLFTLANPLLIQVIIDKVITQRSLDTLQVLGIALLLVTLMEGVLGSLKTFLLSETTNRIDQRLGAEVIDHLLRLPLNYFDRRPTGELSSRISELEKIRTFLTSQAFTTILDAAFSVIYVVVMLLYSVTLTLISLLVLPIQIGLTLIGAPLFRRQFRNVAEANAKTQSHLVEVLTGIETVKAQNVEINSRWKWQELYGLYINRSFEKTISGTTLNQLSQVLQKISQLLVLWVGATMVLRGEMTLGQLIAFRIISGYVTQPLLRLSTIWQGLQELKVSFERLADVIDTPKESNEVEKTKLIMPPIEGFVTFEAVDFSFVKGSRPILQNINLSIPAHQFIGIVGQSGSGKSTLMKLLPRLYLPENGRILVDGVDVKKVELDSLRRQIGIVPQEPLLFTGTISENISLAQPEASNDDIVKAAKLANAHDFIMELPDGYSTEVKERGSSLSGGQRQRITIARTLLGNPKLLILDEATSSLDYESEQKVCSNLLNELNECTVFFITHRLATVRRANIIIMMHQGTIEEIGTHDELMVNQGRYYALYRQQEWS